A segment of the Triticum urartu cultivar G1812 chromosome 1, Tu2.1, whole genome shotgun sequence genome:
GTATAGCCCTAGTACGTGCCCGTATCCCATCTCTGCATTTGGCCATTAGGGCATCTCCAAGGTGAACTCTCAAATCGTCTGCATACGACTGGACTGCACGGTCCGGATGTGTTTTTTCATCCAACAGGGGTCTGTATAGGTCCACCGAGCGGTCTGGACGCATTTTTTCTCACAAATTAGAAGCAAAGTTGGGAGGCTTTGTGGGAGACCGGACAATAGTCACATAGGACTCCGACACCCCAGGCCCATTAAAATCCCCCTCATGGTCCCATTATCTTCTAATCCGTCCCATTTGACCTTGCTTTGCATCCGCACCTCCTCCGATGACCACGCCGTTATACCTCTCCGTCCGCCGCTCAGCCGGACGTCCGCAATCAGCATCGACACGCCCGCTCGCCTTTtacgacgacgtcgtccacccaGGACCTGTCTGCATCCAGGTACACTCCGTCCCCCTGTTGATAACGTCCATGGCGGACACCATGCCCGGCAAGTGTTCAGTCAAATGTCATTGAGCTAATTTTTGAACACCATGTCGTTTTTTTAGAGTACAAAGGATGACGGGTACTCGACCAGGGATGATGAGTTGTTGTGCCATGCGTGATTGGCCGCATCCGTGGATTTTGTAGGCAGGAGCAGAAGGACGCTCTTCTGGCAGCGCATGCATGGTTCGTTTCACGCACGAAAGCACATTGCGTCCTATGACATGCACATCATCCATGATCACAATGTGAAGTCGTTATCGTATCGGTGGTACACCATCCAGACCACCTTCACCAAGTTTTGTGACGCGATTGCTCGGCTGGAGGCAAGGTGGCCATTGCGTGCTGCAGCAGAGGGGATCGAGTTTTGCTTCTTTTTGCTCAACTTATTAACTGAATCATCCATTCACTCAATTTTTGTCTACACATAGATACACTGTCACCAATAATACACCTAATTAACTCACCTGACGTGATTGGCTGGAAATACTTGACTGGTGATTCTTTATGGAGACATGACGAATAATTCCTGCGCTGATCAGACAGCCCGGAGCACTTCCAACTTTCATTTTGTTATATACAGTATCTTTCTCCATAAACTATTACTGTATATCTCCAAGGATCTCGTGAGTCTCGTGGCAACTAAACTAATAGAGCAAATGCAGCTACAAATATACGTACACACCGTGGTTGCTTGGCACAGGCAGCAGCACGGCGCGACCGATGGCCGCATCGATCGGAGACGACGACCTGGCCGAGCCCATCGTGGTCTCCTCGCTCCCGCTGGAGACACGGTTCCTGCCGCTCCAGCTCCGGCAGCACGGCGGCTTCTGGTTCCCTGAGACGATCCTCCCGGGCATCGCGGCAGTGCGTGCGCGGTTCGCGCCCAGGCCGTCGGACGTCTTCCTCGCTAGCTTCCCCAAGTCCGGCACCACCTGGCTCAAGGCGCTCGCCTTCGCCACGGCCCACCGTGCCGACCACCCGCCGCGCGCCCCCGACCACCCCCTCCGCCTCCGCAACCCCCACGACTGCGTCGAGTTCCTCGAGGTGCCCTACGCGCTTGATCCGACGGCCGACGCCTTTGCGGCGCTCCCTTCGCCGCGCGTGATCGCCACCCACATGCCCTACCCCCTCTTACCAGAGCGGGTCACGGCGGAGGGCGCCGGCTGCAAGGTCGTGTACGTCTGCCGCGACCCCAAGGACGCCTTCGTCTCCATGTGGCTGTTCGCCAAGAAGACGGCGGCGGCCGCTGCAGCCGAGGCCGCCAACGACGACGAACCGCGGCCAGTGCCAACTCCGTTCAGTATGGAGGAGGCCTTCGAGCTGTTCTGCGACGGTCGATGCCCCGCCGGCCCGCAGTGGCCCCACGTCTCGAGCTATTGGGAGGGTAGCCAGAGGCGGCCGGAGAAGGTGCTCTTCCTCCGGTACGAGGAGATGCTGCGGGACCCGGTGGGCAACGTGAGGAAGCTGGCGGAGTTCATGGGGTGCGCGTTCTCCGAGGAAGAGGAGGCCGCGGGGGTGGCGCGGGACATCGTCGAGCTCTGCAGCATCGACGCCCTGAAGAACATGGAGGTGAACCAGAGTGGTGCTCAGGAGTACGTCAAGAACGAGGCCTTCTTTCGGAAGGGGGTCGCCGGAGACTGGAGCAACCACATgacgccggcgatggcggcgcggCTGGACGGTATCGTCGAGGACGCACTGCAAGGGTCAGGGTTCGCCTTTGCTGCTGCTGAGTCCACCTGAGCCGCCGGCCGCCGTGCCTACCTATATGTACACATGCACGCCGATGCCGGTTGTGGATGCATCCATACGTAAACTATTGGATAGGTCAATCTTCTAtacttagagcatctccaacaggcggCGCCGAACGCGCCGCGCGCAAAAAACAGCTTATAGCGCGCGCACAGCGCTGGCTCCAGCAGccgcgctaaaatgcagcgcgcgccgctccagTAGCACGCAAAAATGCAGCACGCGCAACACTCGTACAAACAACATATGCATTCGAAAACAGAAGCAAAAAGATCAaaacaaacaaaaataaatagTTCAATTTCGTTTATTACAACTCAAACAAACAGTTTATCGTTCAATACAACAAATAGTGCAATTAAacacaacaaatagttcaacaatACAATAACGAACGCACAAATCATGATGCTCTTTGTCGTCCATTCCATGCGCGCGTGGGGCAGGGATAGGCCGGAGAAGCACCGGAACGGTCACCGGGTGGCGCGGCtggatgggggggggggggggggggggggggggggggggggggggggggggggggggggggggggggggggggggggggggggggggaggtgcGAGCAAGCGCGCGAGAGTCCAACGCGCGGGAGCGGCGCAGCAAATAAGCGGCGCGCGATTGAGTTTCGGCCCGCGCGCTGGACTACGTATGCCGCGCGCGCTGTTTTCGCGCGCCCGCTGGAGCAACTATTCTGGTTGCGCGCACGCTAAAGTAGGGAATTTTGTGACGCGGCGCTAGTTTGacgcgcctgttggagatgctcttaaaTAGGGGCAACCCGCTAAGATGAT
Coding sequences within it:
- the LOC125537775 gene encoding cytosolic sulfotransferase 12-like; translated protein: MAASIGDDDLAEPIVVSSLPLETRFLPLQLRQHGGFWFPETILPGIAAVRARFAPRPSDVFLASFPKSGTTWLKALAFATAHRADHPPRAPDHPLRLRNPHDCVEFLEVPYALDPTADAFAALPSPRVIATHMPYPLLPERVTAEGAGCKVVYVCRDPKDAFVSMWLFAKKTAAAAAAEAANDDEPRPVPTPFSMEEAFELFCDGRCPAGPQWPHVSSYWEGSQRRPEKVLFLRYEEMLRDPVGNVRKLAEFMGCAFSEEEEAAGVARDIVELCSIDALKNMEVNQSGAQEYVKNEAFFRKGVAGDWSNHMTPAMAARLDGIVEDALQGSGFAFAAAEST